One segment of Paraburkholderia sp. PGU19 DNA contains the following:
- a CDS encoding ABC transporter permease, with the protein MLLDFDRLGALRWALLAVGAAVALFLLLPIVFIVALSFGDSQWLIFPPPGWTLEWYRQLFTDAGWIDSLLTSAKLAVIVTVLSVVIGFLASLALVRGKFRGRNAVQAFFLTPMVLPVVVLAVALYAFFLRIGLNGTMTGFVIGHLIIALPFSIISISNSLASFDTALEDAALICGASPLEVKLRVTLPAIRLGIFAAAIFSFLASWDEVVVSIFMASPTLQTLPVRIWATLRQDLTPVVAAASSLLVGLTAVLMLAGAVLRRAR; encoded by the coding sequence ATGCTGCTCGATTTCGATCGCTTGGGCGCGCTGCGCTGGGCATTGCTCGCTGTCGGCGCTGCCGTTGCGCTCTTTCTCTTGCTGCCGATCGTATTCATCGTCGCGTTGTCGTTCGGTGATTCGCAATGGCTGATCTTTCCGCCGCCTGGCTGGACGCTGGAGTGGTATCGACAGCTTTTCACCGACGCCGGCTGGATCGACTCGTTGCTGACGAGCGCGAAGCTCGCGGTGATCGTAACGGTGCTCTCGGTAGTGATCGGTTTTCTCGCGTCGCTGGCGCTGGTGCGCGGCAAGTTTCGCGGACGCAATGCCGTGCAGGCGTTTTTTCTGACGCCGATGGTGTTGCCCGTCGTTGTGCTGGCCGTCGCGTTGTATGCATTCTTCCTGCGCATCGGCCTGAACGGCACGATGACGGGTTTCGTGATCGGCCATCTGATCATCGCGCTGCCGTTCTCGATCATATCGATCAGCAACTCGCTCGCGAGCTTCGACACGGCGCTCGAGGATGCCGCGCTGATCTGCGGCGCGTCGCCGCTCGAAGTGAAATTGCGCGTGACATTGCCCGCGATCCGGCTTGGCATTTTCGCTGCGGCGATCTTCTCGTTCCTCGCGTCGTGGGACGAAGTGGTGGTGTCGATCTTCATGGCGAGCCCCACGTTGCAGACACTGCCCGTGCGTATCTGGGCGACGCTGCGGCAGGACTTGACGCCCGTCGTCGCGGCGGCGTCTTCGCTGCTGGTCGGCTTGACTGCTGTATTGATGCTTGCGGGCGCCGTGCTGCGCCGCGCGCGATAA
- a CDS encoding ABC transporter permease: protein MPNVLSTVAHPPATAARRRRDWRSVRLLIPALLLLVIFFLLPVLSLLLRSVLEPSPGLHNYGQLVGSTDYLRVFGNTFLVATVVTLATLAIGFPTAWLLAIASRKLSAVFFAILLLSMWTNLLARTFAWMVLLQQTGPINRMLMALGIISEPLTLVNNLIGVTIGMTYIMLPFLVMPLHATLRGIDPSTLRAAAICGASRWQAFWRVLVPLAMPGVASGALMVFVMALGYFVTPALLGGASYMMLAELIAQLVQQLLNWGLAGAAAFVLLAVTLALYALQLRFTGSARASLGGR from the coding sequence ATGCCTAATGTCCTGAGTACCGTCGCGCATCCGCCCGCGACGGCCGCGCGCCGGCGGCGCGACTGGCGCAGCGTTCGCCTGCTGATACCCGCGCTGCTGCTGCTCGTGATCTTCTTTCTGCTGCCCGTGCTGTCGCTGCTGTTGCGCAGCGTGCTGGAGCCGTCGCCGGGTTTGCATAACTATGGGCAACTGGTCGGCTCGACGGACTATCTGCGCGTGTTCGGCAACACGTTTCTGGTCGCGACGGTCGTGACGCTAGCGACGCTCGCGATCGGTTTCCCGACCGCGTGGCTGCTCGCCATTGCGTCGCGCAAGCTAAGTGCGGTGTTCTTCGCGATCCTGCTGCTGTCGATGTGGACCAACCTGCTGGCGCGTACTTTCGCGTGGATGGTGCTGCTGCAACAGACGGGGCCGATCAACCGGATGCTGATGGCGCTCGGAATCATCAGCGAGCCGCTGACGCTCGTGAACAACCTGATCGGCGTGACCATCGGCATGACGTACATCATGTTGCCGTTTCTCGTGATGCCGCTGCATGCAACATTACGCGGCATCGATCCGTCGACGCTGCGCGCGGCGGCGATCTGCGGCGCGAGCCGGTGGCAGGCGTTCTGGCGCGTGCTGGTGCCGCTGGCAATGCCCGGCGTCGCGTCAGGTGCGTTGATGGTGTTCGTGATGGCGCTCGGTTACTTCGTCACGCCTGCGTTGCTCGGCGGCGCGTCGTACATGATGCTCGCTGAACTCATCGCGCAACTGGTGCAGCAACTGCTGAACTGGGGGCTTGCTGGCGCAGCCGCTTTTGTGTTGCTCGCCGTGACGCTCGCCCTGTATGCGCTACAACTGCGCTTCACTGGCAGTGCGCGCGCAAGTCTGGGAGGCCGATAA